From Populus trichocarpa isolate Nisqually-1 chromosome 19, P.trichocarpa_v4.1, whole genome shotgun sequence, a single genomic window includes:
- the LOC18108152 gene encoding uncharacterized protein LOC18108152 has translation MSKISNSIVFMLLHGLIILTPPPTCMVQADDMAEYTHRKFPHKLKAAYPLGKMRGINIMLALDSSDRESGTVKIASTEHFTAEVKVKPESRRRVGTPKVSSPKPNTRPHIRPRIFPPPPPPPPAS, from the exons ATGAGTAAAATTTCAAACTCGATCGTGTTCATGTTGCTTCATGGACTAATAATACTAACTCCTCCCCCTACCTGCATGGTTCAGGCCGATGACATGGCTGAGTATACCCACCGGAAGTTTCCTCATAAACTGAAGGCAGCATACCCACTGGGAAAGATGAGAG GCATCAACATCATGCTTGCTCTTGACAGCAGTGATCGCGAGTCGGGCACTGTTAAAATAGCTTCCACTGAGCATTTCACTGCTGAAGTGAAGGTGAAGCCAGAATCTAGAAGAAGAGTTGGGACGCCGAAAGTGTCTTCTCCGAAACCGAACACTAGACCTCATATCCGCCCCCGTATATTTCCaccgccgccgccaccaccaccagcaTCATAG